A genomic segment from Methanomicrobia archaeon encodes:
- a CDS encoding phosphoribosyltransferase: protein MAEAIVREDPRLRDKRFVFADRAHAGRLLAEQLRDYQGTEAYVLGIPAGGVPVAAVVSERLQLPLDVLVVRKIHIPWNREAGFGAISWDGTVRFNEPLLQHLQLTPDEIEQCVEDEKAELEKRVRLFRGQKPFPDLRDKTVIVVDDGLASGFTMLVALSSVRKQQPKELVVAVPTASLHAIHLVREAADEVVCLNIRTGRLFAVADAYTNWYDLDNADVVAILQASEQYRI, encoded by the coding sequence ATGGCAGAAGCGATAGTACGTGAGGATCCGCGCTTACGCGATAAGCGCTTTGTCTTTGCGGATCGTGCGCACGCCGGACGGCTGCTGGCAGAACAGCTCCGTGACTACCAGGGTACGGAAGCCTACGTATTAGGTATACCCGCGGGTGGCGTGCCGGTAGCGGCCGTCGTCTCGGAGCGGCTACAGCTGCCGCTCGATGTGCTCGTTGTGCGGAAGATCCACATACCGTGGAACCGTGAAGCGGGCTTCGGCGCGATCTCCTGGGACGGCACGGTACGATTTAACGAGCCCCTTTTACAACACCTGCAGCTGACACCGGACGAGATCGAGCAGTGCGTCGAGGACGAGAAAGCGGAGCTCGAGAAACGGGTACGGCTATTCCGTGGTCAGAAGCCATTTCCTGATCTCCGGGACAAGACGGTCATCGTGGTGGACGACGGACTCGCTTCAGGGTTCACCATGCTCGTCGCGCTCAGTTCGGTGCGGAAGCAGCAGCCGAAGGAGCTCGTGGTTGCCGTGCCCACCGCCTCGCTGCATGCCATCCATCTGGTGCGCGAAGCGGCAGATGAAGTCGTCTGCTTGAATATCAGAACGGGCCGGCTGTTCGCCGTTGCTGATGCGTATACGAACTGGTATGATCTGGACAATGCAGATGTGGTCGCGATCTTGCAAGCATCAGAGCAGTACAGAATTTGA
- a CDS encoding RNase J family beta-CASP ribonuclease has protein sequence MDVIAVGGYEEVGRNMTAIRIDNEVVIFDMGLCLDKLQDDEEGKEAYTTRELVAMGAMPDDTMIPKNAVVGIVCSHGHLDHIGAIDRLASAYNCPIIGTRYTIELIRGMAKSQELVALEPGKSLDLSSNFALELVHVTHSIPHATIATVRTPEGIVAYANDFKFDNYPILDTKPDYMRLKKLGREGVNLLIVESVRVAEGGKSASESVARELLKDLMITDASTYFLASFSSHIERIHSICEFAKRMGRKPVFLGRSLKFYVATAEKLGIINLPDNVTFVDRYPKVKRFLEQVHESGTCRDYVFIATGNQGEPNAVLSRLAIDSPLPLTNNTKVVFASETIPSPINVAHREILERRLRTHGVRIYKDAHVSGHARREDHRDLIRMLQPENIVPSHGEIEKLAAYAELASEEGYDVGKNLHLMHNGKALEI, from the coding sequence ATGGACGTCATTGCAGTTGGCGGTTATGAAGAAGTCGGTCGGAACATGACCGCGATACGGATAGATAACGAAGTAGTGATCTTTGATATGGGGCTGTGCCTGGACAAGCTGCAGGACGATGAGGAGGGTAAGGAAGCGTACACCACCCGTGAGCTCGTCGCTATGGGCGCGATGCCGGACGATACGATGATCCCCAAGAACGCCGTGGTTGGGATCGTCTGCAGCCACGGGCATCTTGATCACATTGGTGCCATCGACCGGCTCGCCAGCGCGTATAATTGCCCCATTATCGGTACACGGTACACGATCGAACTCATTCGGGGCATGGCAAAGAGCCAGGAGCTCGTAGCGCTCGAGCCCGGTAAGAGCCTCGACCTTTCGTCGAATTTCGCACTGGAACTGGTGCACGTGACCCACTCCATCCCCCACGCGACTATCGCGACCGTTCGCACGCCCGAGGGTATCGTCGCGTATGCGAACGACTTCAAGTTCGATAACTACCCGATACTGGATACGAAACCTGATTATATGCGACTGAAGAAGCTGGGGCGCGAGGGCGTGAACCTCCTGATCGTCGAAAGTGTCCGGGTGGCAGAAGGCGGGAAGTCCGCCTCCGAGTCGGTGGCCCGCGAGCTGCTCAAGGATCTCATGATCACCGACGCCTCGACCTATTTCCTCGCCTCGTTCTCTTCACATATCGAGCGAATTCATAGCATCTGCGAGTTCGCGAAGCGGATGGGCCGCAAACCGGTGTTCCTCGGCCGGTCACTCAAGTTCTATGTCGCGACCGCGGAGAAGCTCGGGATCATCAACCTCCCGGATAACGTTACCTTCGTTGACCGCTACCCGAAGGTCAAGCGGTTCCTCGAGCAGGTGCATGAGAGCGGCACGTGCCGCGACTACGTCTTCATCGCTACCGGGAACCAGGGCGAACCAAACGCCGTGCTCTCGCGGTTGGCGATCGATAGTCCATTGCCGCTCACGAACAACACAAAAGTCGTCTTCGCGTCCGAGACCATTCCCTCACCGATAAACGTCGCGCACCGCGAGATACTCGAGCGCAGGTTGCGTACGCACGGCGTGCGGATCTATAAGGATGCACACGTCAGCGGGCATGCACGGCGCGAGGATCATCGTGATTTGATACGGATGCTGCAGCCTGAGAACATTGTGCCCAGCCACGGCGAGATCGAGAAGCTCGCGGCGTACGCCGAGCTCGCCAGTGAGGAAGGCTACGACGTCGGGAAGAACCTGCACCTGATGCATAACGGGAAAGCACTGGAGATCTAA